A DNA window from Betta splendens chromosome 6, fBetSpl5.4, whole genome shotgun sequence contains the following coding sequences:
- the LOC114857521 gene encoding Golgi apparatus protein 1-like has translation MADCLRLPLLLMCIVSARLIRGDSNAAMKHVGHLDNPQNPGGGPVPAGLNQVLSERNQGAGASLPWKRSAGWKLSEEAVCRDDLTRLCPKHSWNNNLAVLECLQDKKELSRDCKVEVQRILHQRALDVKLDPELQKRCMMDLGKWCSETLEPGQELECLQDHLEDLVSECREVVANLTELESEDIQIEALLMRACEPVIQTYCHEVADNQINTGDLMECLVQNKHQKEMNEKCAVGVTHFQLVQIKDFRFSYKFKTACKEDVLKLCPNIKKKVDVMICLRTTVRNDTLQDISEQRVSVKCRKQLRVEEVEMSEDIRLDPELYDSCKQDMAKLCPNVAYGNAQVIECLKEKKHSLTPWCHQRIFKLQEVEMADPDLDYQLIRVCKHMIKRFCTDSEGKNVLQCLKQNKNSELMDPKCKQMITKRQITQNTDYRLNPVLRKACKADIPKFCNSILARVTGDSELEGQVISCLKLKYADQRLSPDCEDQIRVILQESALDYRLDPQLQLHCTDEITQLCPEEAAAQEQTGQVQECLKVNLLKIKQEPCKKEVLNILKESKADIFVDPVLHTACALDIKHHCAAIPPGRGRQSSCLMEALQDKRVRLQPECKKRLQDRIDMWSYAAKVDTLHEPQPFYSILEPIIWKLNFLTSRLFSWRV, from the exons ATGGCGGACTGTTTacgtcttcctctgcttctgatGTGCATCGTGTCTGCGCGTCTGATTCGCGGAGACAGCAACGCTGCCATGAAACATGTTGGTCATCTCGATAATCCCCAGAATCCAGGCGGGGGTCCGGTTCCGGCCGGGTTAAACCAGGTACTATCTGAGAGGAACCAGGGCGCTGGGGCCTCGCTGCCCTGGAAACGCTCCGCCGGTTGGAAGTTGTCTGAGGAGGCGGTGTGCAGAGACGACCTCACCCGGCTTTGCCCAAAACATTCTTGGAACAACAACCTCGCGGTGCTGGAGTGTCTCCAGGACAAGAAAGAG CTTTCCAGGGACTGTAAGGTAGAGGTCCAGAGGATTCTCCACCAGAGGGCGCTGGATGTGAAGCTGGACCCTGAGCTCCAGAAGCGCTGTATGATGGACCTGGGGAAGTGGTGCAGCGAGACGTTGGAGCCTGGCCAGGAGCTGGAGTGTCTGCAGGACCATCTGGAGGATCTGGTGTCTGAGTGCAGAGAAGTGGTGGCAAACCTGActgagctggagtcagag GATATTCAGATTGAGGCCCTTCTGATGAGAGCCTGTGAACCTGTCATCCAGACCTACTGTCAC GAGGTAGCAGATAATCAAATCAACACTGGGGACCTGATGGAGTGTTTGGTTCAGAACAAGCACCAGAAGGAGATGAACGAGAAGTGTGCAGTGGGTGTGACACACTTCCAGCTG GTCCAGATCAAAGACTTCCGTTTCTCCTACAAGTTCAAGACGGCCTGCAAGGAAGACGTCCTCAAACTGTGTCCTAACATTAAGAAGAA GGTGGATGTGATGATCTGCCTCCGCACCACGGTGAGGAACGACACCCTGCAGGACATCAGTGAACAGAGGGTGTCCGTCAAGTGTCGTAAGCAGctgcgggtggaggaggtggaaatG TCGGAGGACATCCGTCTGGATCCAGAGCTGTATGACTCCTGCAAGCAGGACATGGCCAAGCTGTGTCCCAACGTGGCTTATGGCAACGCACAG GTTATTGAGTGtctgaaggagaagaaacacTCTTTGACACCATGGTGCCACCAGCGGATCTTCAAGCTGCAGGAAGTGGAGATGGCTGATCCAGACCTGGACTACCAGCTGATCAGAGTCTGCAAACACATGATCAAG CGTTTCTGTACAGACTCGGAGGGGAAAAACGTCCTTCAGTGtctgaaacagaacaaaaacagcgAGCTGATGGATCCTAAGTGTAAACAGATGATCACAAAGAGACAGATCACCCAGAACACAG ACTACAGGCTGAACCCGGTTCTGAGGAAAGCCTGCAAAGCAGACATCCCTAAGTTCTGCAACTCCATCCTGGCAAGGGTGACTGGTGACAGTGAGCTGGAGGGTCAGGTCATCTCCTGCCTCAAGCTGAAATACGCCGACCAG CGTTTGTCTCCAGACTGTGAAGACCAGATTCGAGTCATCCTGCAGGAGTctgctctggactacaggctgGACCCTCAGCTGCAGTTACACTGTACAGATGAG ATCACTCAGCTGTGTccggaggaggctgcagctcaggagcagACGGGGCAGGTGCAGGAGTGTCTGAAAGTCAACCTGCTGAAGATCAAACAGGAACCGTGTAAGAAG GAGGTGTTGAACATTCTGAAGGAGAGTAAGGCGGACATCTTCGTGGACCCCGTCCTTCACACCGCCTGTGCTCTGGACATCAAACATCACTGTGCTGCCATCCCACCTGGCAGAGGGCGCC agaGTTCGTGCCTGATGGAAGCACTGCAGGACAAACGAGTCCGTCTGCAGCCAGAGTGCAAGAAGAGACTTCAGGATCGCATCGACATGTGGAGCTACGCTGCCAAGGTGGATACTCTGCATGAACCACAGCCTTTTTATTCAATTCTAGAACCTATAATTTGGAAGCTTAACTTTTTAACTTCACGCCTATTTTCGTGGCGGGTATAG